In Musa acuminata AAA Group cultivar baxijiao chromosome BXJ3-11, Cavendish_Baxijiao_AAA, whole genome shotgun sequence, one DNA window encodes the following:
- the LOC135652466 gene encoding NAC domain-containing protein 54-like, with amino-acid sequence MAPVSLPPGFRFHPTDEELIVYYLKRKINGRMIELEIIPEVDLYKCEPWDLPEKSFLPSKDLEWYFFSPRDRKYPNGSRTNRATQAGYWKATGKDRKVNSQRRAVGMKKTLVFYGGRAPHGSRTDWVMHEYRLDEKECENAASGLQDAYALCRVFKKTAPGPKIIEQYGAPYQAHSQWIDGAFPNDACSSVMMQGASLDATTPVVGNRMPHASEQTLGGGSFSYTPTKVDMVVQCARVQHRLSLPPSEVEEFPHFMHPGNFLETSNQVDTFPLVNSTDMWVGTNPHFDELSSLLELDRGDDERGTRFFQRTGCVSSGNFGKPTKLIEISDLEEEFKEEKNEVENLRAFATLHRCGSTEMDESSALLDGIDAKPIFSQSQPDEFAVGFVDIDHETDMFAATTPEFDACNKVEFNHGLFVSHAGKTKTFFHHVEPSKKVSFHLNPTGRQDAVAETSELATKAGGRFSFFSRFKAFVRDKLMGKSSLLGNGRRVNEMLEIVAVLRTSCAYLGDASEQTISRRQAMKEERETAYSMNMKKKKKKKKAKETWKCRGSVQESNIWFPDVSMRGISRMFLRGKLPFLAFASGVNH; translated from the exons ATGGCGCCGGTGAGCTTGCCTCCTGGTTTCCGGTTTCATCCCACCGACGAAGAGCTCATCGTTTACTACCTAAAAAGGAAGATTAATGGACGCATGATTGAGCTGGAGATCATTCCTGAGGTCGATCTCTACAAATGCGAGCCATGGGATTTACCAG AGAAATCCTTTCTGCCAAGCAAGGATCtggagtggtacttcttcagcccGCGGGATCGCAAGTACCCCAATGGATCGAGGACCAACCGAGCAACTCAGGCCGGGTATTGGAAAGCCACGGGGAAGGATCGTAAGGTGAACTCGCAGAGGCGCGCGGTGGGGATGAAGAAGACCCTCGTCTTCTACGGCGGACGAGCGCCGCATGGCTCTCGTACCGATTGGGTCATGCATGAGTACCGCCTCGACGAGAAGGAATGCGAGAACGCCGCTTCAGGCTTACag GACGCATACGCTCTGTGCCGAGTGTTCAAGAAGACTGCGCCAGGCCCCAAGATCATCGAGCAATACGGTGCTCCTTACCAAGCTCATTCACAGTGGATCGATGGAGCGTTTCCGAACGATGCATGCTCATCGGTGATGATGCAGGGAGCTTCTCTTGATGCAACTACTCCAGTAGTTGGCAATCGGATGCCGCATGCAAGCGAACAAACTTTGGGTGGTGGAAGCTTCTCCTACACACCAACGAAGGTAGATATGGTGGTGCAGTGTGCGAGGGTGCAACACAGGCTCTCCTTGCCTCCATCGGAGGTGGAGGAGTTCCCTCATTTCATGCACCCTGGTAACTTTCTGGAAACCAGTAATCAAGTAGATACATTCCCACTGGTTAATAGCACTGACATGTGGGTTGGAACTAATCCCCATTTCGATGAGTTATCATCTCTCTTGGAGCTCGATAGAGGAGATGATGAACGCGGTACTCGGTTCTTTCAGCGAACTGGCTGTGTAAGTTCAGGCAACTTTGGGAAGCCTACGAAGCTTATCGAGATAAGTGATCTGGAAGAGGAGTTCAAGGAAgagaagaatgaagtggagaacctacGAGCTTTCGCAACCTTGCACCGTTGTGGATCGACAGAG ATGGATGAGAGTAGTGCACTTCTTGATGGCATCGACGCCAAGCCCATCTTCTCGCAATCCCAACCAGATGAGTTCGCTGTTGGTTTCGTGGACATCGATCATGAGACAGACATGTTTGCTGCAACTACTCCTGAGTTTGATGCCTGCAACAAGGTGGAATTCAACCATGGCCTGTTCGTGTCGCATGCAGGGAAGACCAAGACGTTCTTCCACCATGTGGAGCCCTCCAAAAAGGTCAGCTTCCATTTGAATCCAACAGGAAGACAAGACGCTGTCGCTGAGACATCTGAGCTCGCCACCAAAGCAGGAGGTCGATTCTCGTTCTTCAGCAGGTTCAAGGCGTTCGTAAGAGACAAGCTCATGGGGAAAAGCTCCCTCTTAGGCAATGGAAGAAGAGTGAATGAAATGCTAGAGATTGTTGCAGTCCTGCGCACGTCCTGCGCTTATCTGGGAGACGCATCAGAGCAAACCATTTCAAGGAGACAAGCCATGAAAGAGGAAAGAGAGACTGCCTACtccatgaacatgaagaagaagaagaagaagaagaaggccaaGGAGACATGGAAATGTAGGGGGAGTGTGCAAGAGAGCAACATATGGTTTCCAGATGTCAGCATGCGAGGCATTTCCAGAATGTTTTTGCGTGGAAAACTGCCCTTTCTAGCATTTGCTTCGGGAGTCAACCACTGA